Proteins from one Megalopta genalis isolate 19385.01 chromosome 1, iyMegGena1_principal, whole genome shotgun sequence genomic window:
- the LOC143260192 gene encoding uncharacterized protein LOC143260192 isoform X1: MKFTSWSFVSCILVSILFLAVTTSGYPASNPEIMYNLQAIESMRQIPQWHCLRYRKFDLVRRCRNYRLGRKH; the protein is encoded by the exons ATGAAGTTCACGTCGTGGAGTTTTGTGTCGTGCATTTTGGTGTCTATCTTGTTCCTGGCGGTCACTACATCCGGATACCCTGCTAGCAATCCGGAAATA ATGTATAACTTGCAGGCGATCGAGAGCATGCGACAGATCCCGCAATGGCATTGTCTGCGCTACAGAAAGTTTGACCTGGTGCGTCGCTGTCGGAACTACCGTCTAGGGAGGAAACACTGA
- the ppk13 gene encoding pickpocket 13 isoform X2, with the protein MITDVVMNYIEYPVAVTVESMYTDWETPFPAIVFCISTTKTLKNKYFKRPQFGNSNSDLLQTTSEELLSLYDEMRYKCPDLLAECTWNGKKFNCCSEFQELRKTGVGYCLAMNTYHLGNEKVRYFVNRTVNYGDLIIDVHLGSKPKDFVLSALTVHVLNNLKLPTLSNAEKGIQMAMGKMKRIEFSIYDTFNTPGVENVAIKHRHCRFRHEKLENSIFDIYSSDTCYLQMITERMVKFCGCVSFYYFAPKGTRVCNWTEMLCINGNMTEISSAELWDQMCLPSCEGTVLTTNRWDAHEYDAPKRSYSRFHFTLLSHPYLRHRRYVVNELLDVVVSVGSAVGLFMGASILSIFEIPYWLFIRRDKIR; encoded by the exons ATGATCACCGACGTTGTGATGAACTACATCGAATACCCTGTCGCAGTAACCGTAGAAAGCATGTACACTGATTGGGAAACACCGTTCCCTGCGATTGTTTTCTGCATTTCCACTACGAAAACATTGAAGAATAAATACTTTAAACG CCCCCAGTTCGGAAATTCTAATTCAGATCTACTTCAGACAACGTCAGAAGAATTGCTGTCCCTATACGACGAG ATGAGATACAAGTGCCCGGATTTGTTGGCCGAATGCACGTGGAACGGCAAGAAGTTCAACTGCTGCTCGGAGTTCCAGGAATTGCGGAAAACAGGCGTCGGTTATTGCCTTGCTATGAACACGTATCATCTGGGCAACGAGAAAGTCCGATACTTCGTCAATCGGACCGTGAATTACGGCGACCTCATCATCGATGTTCATCTAGGCTCGAAACCGAAGGACTTCGTCTTGTCTGCATTAACT GTGCACGTGCTCAACAATCTAAAGCTGCCGACGTTGAGCAACGCGGAGAAGGGGATACAAATGGCGATGGGTAAAATGAAGCGCATCGAATTCTCGATTTACGACACGTTCAACACGCCGGGCGTGGAGAATGTCGCGATCAAGCACAGACATTGCCGATTCCGACACGAGAAGCTAGAGAACAGCATATTTGATATTTACAGCAGCGACACGTGTTATCTCCAA ATGATTACAGAGCGGATGGTCAAATTTTGCGGTTGCGTGAGCttctactacttcgcaccgaAGGGTACACGCGTGTGCAACTGGACCGAAATGCTCTGCATAAACGGCAACATGACGGAGATTTCGTCCGCCGAGCTGTGGGACCAGATGTGTCTACCGTCCTGCGAGGGCACAGTGCTGACTAC AAATCGATGGGATGCTCACGAGTACGACGCACCAAAGCGGTCATACTCGAGATTCCATTTTACATTGCTGTCCCATCCGTACTTACGGCACCGACGATACGTTGTGAACGAACTGTTGGATGTTGTAG TTTCAGTTGGTAGCGCGGTGGGTCTCTTCATGGGCGCTAGTATTTTGAGCATCTTCGAAATACCGTACTGGTTGTTCATCCGCCGCGATAAGATAAGGTAA
- the l(2)05287 gene encoding WD repeat-containing protein l(2)05287 produces MHMKLNASGASAPIEVIDVDDLVLTRKGGGSIIDHRPIFSHDGEILYIIWKHYVRAYSTQTGDFVKELEPASHRITGLIVHPGNFNNIIACTENGELNFWSCQSGIITKKLKLNFQEEPKVKTFHIVNYKTHTGHEFSQVLITYISKCNKLIYVVLFDLDNGVCTKSTCLSINSQEYYVDIIGNHGENLIAILHDLDLHILDPSRNLVDKLHKTGKTGRIPTCIAGHPEEECVATGDSTGRVVVWKGLFQTRPYTAVYHWHTLPVTEIAFSKSGGHMYTGGGECVLVKWVLANPLNKSFLPRLPAPIKHLTIAPDNLYVAVSTLDNGIVVVNPQRKLTSVIQNFTWGVALSSQDLFPAGLIVDPRTGSLVLNSRTGHVQFYNTHTKSLLYNINITAQNFLTQERSIIIVNTEVTKIALNDDGTWMATVEERNDNLSCIEVRLKFWMFDVKEQLFSLNTSIELPHEGGVNALRFQPTTFDEDEILAITTGRDKKFKLWHLVESTSMYKKTRHWQCHSIGDYRNLPVTDAGFSIDGSLVGIGFDSSVTMWTPDTCTFKCSLTHSRYNEPITRIEFGNQEACHLVVTTSTTHIAVWNTLSLTLMWSVPLRVTTLAADSKSIYMAVFTADNSLYVFTPQKPLHVYTRKNVVEKSSFILGATFIPHLREKQNPAYRKWQQKSQLYFLDSNQELLTLEPESEVTISLEILSSNASVPATAFANMVAAKTTVDKEKTTSYLHDQLGTLKGGMVEELLSVSAHTLPPMKLLCTSFITSLLMSSKTQSAESKHDRDDKANSEDESTDESENESSRPAKPESSPEIVNNDTDETKVEVIDHNWTFLRAILPDEQDIETIEH; encoded by the exons GATTACTGGATTAATTGTACATCCTGGAaattttaataacattattGCCTGTACAGAGAATGGAGAACTGAATTTCTGGAGTTGTCAAAGTGGCATTATCACTAAAAAATTA AAACTGAACTTCCAAGAAGAACCAAAAGTTAAAACTTTCCACATTGTAAATTACAAAACCCATACAGGACATGAGTTCAGTCAAGTGCTTATAACTTATATTTCAAAATGTAATAAATTGATCTATGTAGTTTTGTTTGATCTGGATAATGGAGTTTGTACAAAATCTACCTGTCTATC AATTAATTCTCAAGAATATTATGTTGACATAATTGGGAATCACGGAGAAAATCTAATAGCAATtcttcatgatttagatttgcATATTCTAGATCCATCCAGAAATCTTGTAGATAAATT ACATAAAACGGGCAAAACTGGTAGAATACCAACATGTATTGCTGGACATCCAGAAGAAGAATGTGTTGCCACAGGAGATTCAACTGGTCGTGTAGTGGTATGGAAGGGTTTGTTCCAAACAAGGCCTTACACAGCAGTGTATCATTGGCACACATTACCAGTAACAGAAATAGCGTTTAGTAAATCAG GTGGCCATATGTACACTGGGGGAGGAGAATGTGTACTAGTAAAATGGGTTTTAGCGAATCCGCTAAATAAATCTTTTCTCCCACGATTACCAGCTCCTATAAAACATCTTACCATCGCTCCAGATAACTTATATGTTGCCGTTTCTACTTTGGATAATG GTATTGTAGTTGTAAATCCACAGAGGAAATTGACATCTGTAATACAAAACTTTACGTGGGGTGTAGCCTTGTCTTCGCAAGATTTGTTTCCTGCTGGTCTTATTGTTGATCCACGTACTGGTTCCCTTGTTTTAAACAGTCGCACTGGGCATGTTCAGTTTTATAACACCCatacaaaaagtttattataCAAT ATAAATATTACAGCGCAAAATTTTTTAACTCAAGAGCGTAGCATAATCATTGTAAACACAGAAGTTACGAAAATAGCTCTAAATGATGACGGTACTTGGATGGCAACTGTCGAAGAACGGAATGATAACTTATCTTGTATAGAAGTCAGACTCAAATTTTGGATGTTTGATGTCAAAGAGCAGTT GTTTTCATTAAACACGTCCATTGAACTTCCACACGAAGGTGGGGTCAATGCGTTACGTTTCCAACCAACCACGTTCGACGAAGATGAAATACTAGCAATCACAACTGGCAGAGATAAGAAATTCAAATTGTGGCATCTTGTTGAGTCTACGTCTATGTACA AGAAGACAAGACATTGGCAATGTCATAGTATAGGAGATTATAGAAATCTACCCGTAACGGATGCCGGATTCTCAATAGATGGTTCATTAGTTGGTATTGGTTTTGATTCTAGCGTGACAATGTGGACACCCGATACCTGTACATTTAAATGTAGTCTTACTCACAGTCGATACAATGAACCAATAAC ACGGATTGAATTCGGAAATCAAGAAGCCTGTCATCTTGTGGTAACTACTTCTACAACACACATTGCTGTTTGGAATACTTTGTCTCTTACGCTAATGTGGAGTGTACCTTTGAGGGTTACAACACTTGCAGCTGATTCTAAGTCTATTTACATGGCTGTTTTTACCGCTGATAACTCAT TATATGTATTCACACCACAAAAACCATTGCACGTGTACACAAGGAAGAACGTTGTTGAAAAAAGTAGTTTTATCCTGGGAGCCACTTTTATACCGCATCTTCGAGAAAAGCAAAATCCTGCTTACAGGAAATGGCAACAAAAGTCGCAACTATActttttagattccaatcag GAGTTGTTAACACTTGAACCAGAATCCGAGGTGACTATATCGTTAGAGATACTGTCGTCAAATGCTTCCGTGCCCGCTACAGCCTTCGCCAACATGGTAGCAGCCAAGACAACTGTGGATAAGGAGAAAACAACGTCGTATCTTCACGACCAATTGGGTACATTGAAAGGGGGAATGGTGGAAGAG CTCCTGAGCGTCTCGGCCCACACTCTGCCGCCCATGAAACTGCTCTGTACATCTTTCATCACCTCGTTATTGATGTCGTCGAAAACCCAATCAGCGGAGAGCAAACACGACAG GGACGACAAAGCGAACAGCGAGGACGAATCAACGGACGAAAGCGAGAACGAATCTTCCCGACCAGCAAAACCAGAATCTTCTCCCGAGATTGTTAACAACGATACGGATGAGACGAAAGTAGAAGTGATAGACCATAATTGGACTTTCCTGAGAGCAATACTTCCCGACGAACAGGACATCGAGACCATCGAGCATTAA
- the ppk13 gene encoding pickpocket 13 isoform X1 — translation MMWKAFVWCWKVIKQYLSNCNIHGVRYLVDDQISYPERLFWLISCILCWYGCVKMITDVVMNYIEYPVAVTVESMYTDWETPFPAIVFCISTTKTLKNKYFKRPQFGNSNSDLLQTTSEELLSLYDEMRYKCPDLLAECTWNGKKFNCCSEFQELRKTGVGYCLAMNTYHLGNEKVRYFVNRTVNYGDLIIDVHLGSKPKDFVLSALTVHVLNNLKLPTLSNAEKGIQMAMGKMKRIEFSIYDTFNTPGVENVAIKHRHCRFRHEKLENSIFDIYSSDTCYLQMITERMVKFCGCVSFYYFAPKGTRVCNWTEMLCINGNMTEISSAELWDQMCLPSCEGTVLTTNRWDAHEYDAPKRSYSRFHFTLLSHPYLRHRRYVVNELLDVVVSVGSAVGLFMGASILSIFEIPYWLFIRRDKIR, via the exons ATGATGTGGAAGGCATTCGTTTGGTGCTGGAAAGTCATCAAACAATATTTAAGCAACTGCAACATCCACGGTGTTAGATATCTTGTGGATGATCAGATTTCCTACCCGGAAAG ACTCTTTTGGCTAATCTCCTGCATTCTGTGCTGGTATGGATGTGTAAAAATGATCACCGACGTTGTGATGAACTACATCGAATACCCTGTCGCAGTAACCGTAGAAAGCATGTACACTGATTGGGAAACACCGTTCCCTGCGATTGTTTTCTGCATTTCCACTACGAAAACATTGAAGAATAAATACTTTAAACG CCCCCAGTTCGGAAATTCTAATTCAGATCTACTTCAGACAACGTCAGAAGAATTGCTGTCCCTATACGACGAG ATGAGATACAAGTGCCCGGATTTGTTGGCCGAATGCACGTGGAACGGCAAGAAGTTCAACTGCTGCTCGGAGTTCCAGGAATTGCGGAAAACAGGCGTCGGTTATTGCCTTGCTATGAACACGTATCATCTGGGCAACGAGAAAGTCCGATACTTCGTCAATCGGACCGTGAATTACGGCGACCTCATCATCGATGTTCATCTAGGCTCGAAACCGAAGGACTTCGTCTTGTCTGCATTAACT GTGCACGTGCTCAACAATCTAAAGCTGCCGACGTTGAGCAACGCGGAGAAGGGGATACAAATGGCGATGGGTAAAATGAAGCGCATCGAATTCTCGATTTACGACACGTTCAACACGCCGGGCGTGGAGAATGTCGCGATCAAGCACAGACATTGCCGATTCCGACACGAGAAGCTAGAGAACAGCATATTTGATATTTACAGCAGCGACACGTGTTATCTCCAA ATGATTACAGAGCGGATGGTCAAATTTTGCGGTTGCGTGAGCttctactacttcgcaccgaAGGGTACACGCGTGTGCAACTGGACCGAAATGCTCTGCATAAACGGCAACATGACGGAGATTTCGTCCGCCGAGCTGTGGGACCAGATGTGTCTACCGTCCTGCGAGGGCACAGTGCTGACTAC AAATCGATGGGATGCTCACGAGTACGACGCACCAAAGCGGTCATACTCGAGATTCCATTTTACATTGCTGTCCCATCCGTACTTACGGCACCGACGATACGTTGTGAACGAACTGTTGGATGTTGTAG TTTCAGTTGGTAGCGCGGTGGGTCTCTTCATGGGCGCTAGTATTTTGAGCATCTTCGAAATACCGTACTGGTTGTTCATCCGCCGCGATAAGATAAGGTAA
- the LOC143260192 gene encoding uncharacterized protein LOC143260192 isoform X2, giving the protein MKFTSWSFVSCILVSILFLAVTTSGYPASNPEIAIESMRQIPQWHCLRYRKFDLVRRCRNYRLGRKH; this is encoded by the exons ATGAAGTTCACGTCGTGGAGTTTTGTGTCGTGCATTTTGGTGTCTATCTTGTTCCTGGCGGTCACTACATCCGGATACCCTGCTAGCAATCCGGAAATA GCGATCGAGAGCATGCGACAGATCCCGCAATGGCATTGTCTGCGCTACAGAAAGTTTGACCTGGTGCGTCGCTGTCGGAACTACCGTCTAGGGAGGAAACACTGA
- the LOC117222320 gene encoding uncharacterized protein LOC117222320, translating into MSESTLQLPIAPVQAKSKIGSRVNAFRNVLSLQEVQRLVRDSLGPEAEAHKHSLRQYSDGKLGFLSSHQRLTVEAKTKTGETEILIFFVKVVPYDMPDQAEYVIGKCVFLKEKIFLRDIVPELKKSYDAEPWSPRCYLVKENLFVFEDLGAKGYTMRDKLFTKELVVSALTSIARMHASSLLAEDRLGVSFHQMYPDAFVENSFARNGKTRKWFDAGINAIVAIAEHLGLDASLVPKACDEVFAGLEKSATKRNVISHGDLWGNNMMFSNEMPPRCLLVDFQLIRYAPLAHDVAQLLYLCTDRSFRASSEETMLKHYYSVLCETLKSAETRIEIPPWSEIVEGYEEQRLAGAVAAATFFQTVLMNENIGAEIMSNSESYNRYVFEDRNDFVFAIMKDDPGYRKRVTESAVEMVDLSFRLHRLPKPS; encoded by the coding sequence ATGTCTGAATCGACGCTACAGCTTCCGATCGCACCTGTGCAAGCAAAAAGCAAGATCGGTTCCCGGGTGAACGCGTTCCGCAATGTGCTGAGCTTACAAGAGGTTCAGCGTTTAGTGAGAGACTCGCTGGGCCCTGAAGCGGAAGCGCATAAGCATTCGCTGCGCCAGTACTCCGATGGGAAACTCGGCTTCCTCAGCTCCCATCAGCGGCTCACTGTCGAGGCGAAGACCAAGACCGGTGAGACGGAAATCTTGATCTTCTTCGTGAAAGTCGTGCCTTACGACATGCCGGATCAAGCCGAATACGTGATCGGCAAGTGCGTTTTTCTCAAAGAAAAGATATTCCTCCGCGACATAGTCCCCGAGCTGAAGAAGTCGTACGACGCCGAGCCATGGTCCCCGCGTTGCTACCTGGTCAAGGAGAACCTGTTCGTCTTCGAGGACCTGGGCGCCAAAGGCTACACCATGCGGGACAAACTGTTCACCAAGGAGCTCGTCGTTTCGGCTTTGACCAGCATCGCGCGGATGCACGCGTCGTCCCTTCTGGCGGAGGACCGTCTCGGCGTGTCCTTCCATCAGATGTATCCCGACGCTTTCGTGGAGAACTCGTTCGCTCGCAACGGCAAAACAAGGAAGTGGTTCGACGCCGGCATCAACGCCATCGTCGCCATCGCCGAGCACCTCGGCCTCGACGCGAGTTTGGTGCCGAAGGCCTGCGACGAGGTGTTCGCTGGTCTGGAGAAGTCTGCCACCAAGAGAAATGTCATCAGTCACGGGGATTTGTGGGGGAACAACATGATGTTCAGCAACGAAATGCCGCCGAGGTGTTTGCTGGTGGACTTCCAATTGATCAGATACGCACCTCTGGCGCACGACGTCGCCCAGCTCCTGTACCTTTGCACCGATCGCAGCTTCAGGGCGTCTTCCGAAGAGACCATGCTGAAGCATTACTACAGCGTGCTGTGCGAGACCCTGAAATCCGCGGAGACCCGCATCGAGATTCCACCCTGGTCCGAGATCGTCGAAGGCTACGAGGAACAGCGTTTAGCAGGCGCGGTCGCCGCGGCTACCTTCTTCCAGACTGTGCTGATGAACGAGAACATAGGCGCGGAGATCATGAGTAATTCCGAAAGCTATAACCGGTACGTGTTCGAGGACAGAAACGACTTTGTATTCGCCATCATGAAGGACGACCCGGGATATCGGAAGAGAGTCACGGAGTCGGCCGTCGAAATGGTGGATTTGAGCTTCCGCCTGCATCGGCTGCCGAAACCGTCGTAA
- the LOC117222351 gene encoding tRNA pseudouridine synthase-like 1, with amino-acid sequence MYRYLMKFSYIGTQYRGLQKNGIKSDYIINDIDTIQGALECAFTTIIPKCINRPKLTTSSRTDIGVHAFCNAAHIDLQNTHDCLYIPSMVLEQINRYFIACHHDIRLLDFIPVSNDFNARRCAKSRSYVYRFMVPKDNIPYGIPIIERSHTYCFRSQNFDIERVKRATQLFLGRKNFETFSSLKKNVPTKYVKTIDRFTVEKSLPLLSIDPLTNNFEFWQIECSSKAFLYKQVRRMVTALLNLGAGNITEKDIICMLQVPGHHNWIQSLLVAPANGLHLINVEYSQEDIDKVAIKYNEDDVKDITAVAL; translated from the exons ATGTATAGATACTTAATGAAATTCTCTTATATTGGTACGCAATACAG GGGACTACAGAAAAATGGCATCAAATCTGATTATataataaacgatatagatacaattCAAGGAGCTTTAGAATGTGCTTTTACAACAATAATCCCTAAATGCATAAATCGTCCAAAACTAACAACTTCTAGCAG AACCGATATTGGTGTACACGCGTTCTGTAATGCAGCCCATATTGATTTACAGAATACACACGATTGCTTATACATACCTTCTATGGTACTTGAACAAATAAATCGATATTTCATAGCATGTCACCATGATATTAG GCTCTTAGACTTTATTCCTGTATCAAACGACTTTAATGCTAGAAGGTGTGCAAAATCCAGATCATATGTTTATAGATTTATGGTACCTAAGGACAATATTCCATATGGAATACCAATAATTGAGAGATCACATACTTATTGCTTTAG GTCACAAAATTTTGATATAGAAAGAGTGAAGCGTGCCACACAACTATTTTTAGGAAGAAAAAATTTTGAAACGTTTTCTTCACTGAAGAAAAATGTACCAACGAAATACGTAAAGACGATAGATAGATTTACTGTAGAAAAAAGTTTGCCACTTTTATCTATCGATCCTTTGACAAACAATTTTGAATTTTGGCAAATTGAATGTAGTTCAAAGGCTTTTTTATATAAACAG GTTAGACGCATGGTTACTGCTTTATTAAACTTAGGTGCTGGTAATATCACAGAAAAAGATATAATATGTATGTTACAAGTTCCTGGCCACCATAATTGGATTCAGAGTCTGCTAGTAGCTCCAGCAAATGGCTTACACTTGATAAATGTGGAGTATTCTCAAGAAGATATAGATAAAGTTGCAATTAAATATAACGAGGATGATGTTAAAGACATTACAGCTGTAGCCCTGTAG